A region from the uncultured Stenotrophomonas sp. genome encodes:
- a CDS encoding Metallopeptidase — MPNVRPLPLALAFGLAVMLSSPGADAARKKVARAPAVSPACADFYGQANADWLKANPVPQAGAVTALGQLAGNARTQQRQLLDNAMNTPQGNVQKLLGDFWASGLDEAGVEADGSNPIAPLLGRINAIKKAKDVPASIAALHQVGIPVAFNFAPDVDLKALDRHIGYFMQGGMGLPDPAFYTRTDADTVALMGRYRAYVKQILALTGTAADKLDAESAQVIQLETELARHAQSVAGINNPFNNYAPVSTREFTGRYKNLQLDAFLKAQGVNDDLVSLADPALFQQLNGMITRLPAAQWKAYLRWRVGDAMAPYLSRAYRDAEFEFRGRVLRGQVIAPARWEQVLDAINVAAGPMLGHEYAATYVNRDALRQAGLMVDQIREAQIAAVKRNSWLSEEAKAEAEAKLAALKIEIGKPLRDLDYTVQPMGRGSFGGNMLIASAWRHTQEMKRIGKGNADRRWDVLPQQPALAYDLAQNRLIVTAAALQGPIFADANGVAGKFGAYGTLVAHEISRAIDAKGALVDAKGELRSWWTPADKSAWTLIGNRVAAQYSAYAFPGVKDAKVNGELTRDENMADLSGVEIAWEAFAAAQPEAKPAEQQAFFRAWASLWPQQVSPNEAVQRLTSEIRAPGQWRTNGPLSNLPAFGAAFQCKPGQPMQRIDAEQIRIWR, encoded by the coding sequence ATGCCCAACGTTCGGCCGCTTCCCTTGGCACTGGCCTTCGGCCTTGCCGTCATGCTGTCATCGCCCGGCGCCGATGCGGCGCGCAAAAAGGTCGCCCGCGCTCCGGCGGTCAGCCCTGCCTGCGCCGATTTCTACGGGCAGGCCAATGCTGACTGGCTCAAGGCGAACCCGGTGCCGCAGGCCGGCGCAGTGACCGCGCTGGGCCAGCTGGCCGGCAACGCCCGCACCCAGCAGCGCCAGCTGCTCGACAACGCGATGAACACACCACAGGGCAACGTGCAGAAGCTGCTGGGCGACTTCTGGGCCAGCGGCCTGGACGAGGCCGGGGTGGAAGCCGACGGCTCCAACCCGATCGCCCCGCTGCTGGGCCGCATCAATGCGATCAAGAAGGCCAAGGACGTCCCGGCCTCGATCGCCGCGCTGCACCAGGTGGGCATCCCGGTGGCGTTCAACTTCGCCCCGGACGTGGACCTGAAGGCGCTGGACCGCCACATCGGCTACTTCATGCAGGGCGGCATGGGTCTGCCCGACCCGGCCTTCTACACCCGCACAGATGCTGACACCGTGGCGCTGATGGGCCGCTACCGTGCCTACGTCAAGCAGATCCTGGCGCTGACCGGCACCGCGGCCGACAAGCTCGACGCCGAATCGGCGCAGGTCATCCAGCTGGAGACCGAACTGGCCCGCCACGCGCAGTCGGTGGCCGGCATCAACAACCCGTTCAACAACTACGCGCCCGTTTCCACCCGGGAGTTCACCGGCCGCTACAAGAACCTGCAGCTGGACGCCTTCCTCAAGGCGCAGGGCGTGAACGACGACCTCGTCTCGCTGGCCGATCCGGCGCTGTTCCAGCAGCTCAACGGCATGATCACCCGCCTGCCGGCCGCGCAGTGGAAAGCCTACCTGCGTTGGCGCGTGGGCGATGCGATGGCGCCCTACCTGTCCAGGGCCTACCGCGACGCCGAATTCGAATTCCGCGGCCGTGTCCTGCGCGGGCAGGTCATCGCCCCGGCGCGCTGGGAACAGGTGCTGGACGCGATCAACGTCGCTGCCGGCCCGATGCTCGGCCACGAGTACGCCGCCACCTACGTCAACCGTGACGCGCTGCGCCAGGCCGGGCTGATGGTGGACCAGATCCGCGAAGCCCAGATCGCCGCGGTCAAGCGCAACAGCTGGCTGAGCGAGGAAGCCAAGGCCGAGGCCGAGGCCAAGCTGGCCGCGCTGAAGATCGAGATCGGCAAGCCGCTGCGCGACCTGGACTACACCGTGCAGCCGATGGGCCGCGGCAGCTTCGGCGGCAACATGCTGATCGCCTCGGCGTGGCGCCACACGCAGGAAATGAAGCGCATCGGCAAGGGCAACGCCGACCGCCGCTGGGACGTGCTGCCGCAGCAGCCGGCGCTGGCCTACGATCTGGCGCAGAACCGCCTGATCGTCACCGCCGCCGCCCTGCAGGGGCCGATCTTCGCCGACGCCAACGGCGTGGCCGGCAAGTTCGGTGCCTACGGCACGCTGGTCGCGCACGAAATCAGCCGCGCCATCGATGCCAAGGGCGCGCTGGTCGATGCCAAGGGCGAGCTGCGCAGCTGGTGGACACCGGCCGACAAGAGCGCCTGGACGCTGATCGGCAACCGCGTCGCCGCGCAATACAGTGCCTATGCCTTCCCCGGCGTCAAGGACGCCAAGGTCAACGGCGAGCTGACCCGCGACGAGAACATGGCCGACCTCTCCGGCGTGGAGATCGCCTGGGAAGCCTTCGCCGCCGCCCAGCCCGAGGCCAAACCGGCCGAGCAGCAGGCGTTCTTCCGCGCCTGGGCATCGCTGTGGCCGCAGCAGGTTTCGCCGAACGAGGCCGTGCAGCGGCTGACCTCGGAAATCCGCGCCCCCGGCCAGTGGCGCACCAACGGCCCGCTCTCCAACCTGCCGGCCTTCGGCGCGGCGTTCCAGTGCAAGCCGGGGCAGCCGATGCAGCGCATCGACGCCGAACAGATCAGGATCTGGCGCTGA
- a CDS encoding Methylated-DNA-protein-cysteine S-methyltransferase related protein, translated as MKRGEGAARGQARAVSSRGKDAVADPADGRAGILGVIRGIPRGQVMGYGEVAAKAGLPGRARLVARLLGDNDDPALPWHRVLRSDGRIALPEGSAGWREQCQRLRAEGVAVENGRVKRARPVRNLDAAIWGPG; from the coding sequence ATGAAGCGGGGCGAGGGAGCGGCGCGCGGGCAGGCCCGGGCGGTTTCGTCGCGGGGCAAGGACGCGGTGGCCGACCCGGCGGATGGTCGCGCCGGCATCCTCGGCGTGATCCGCGGCATTCCGCGCGGGCAGGTGATGGGCTACGGGGAAGTGGCGGCCAAGGCCGGCCTGCCGGGCCGCGCGCGGCTGGTGGCGCGCCTGCTCGGCGACAACGACGACCCGGCACTGCCGTGGCACCGGGTGCTGCGTTCGGACGGGCGCATCGCCCTGCCCGAAGGCTCGGCTGGCTGGCGCGAGCAATGCCAGCGCCTGCGCGCGGAGGGCGTGGCGGTGGAGAACGGCCGGGTCAAGCGCGCCCGGCCGGTGCGCAATCTCGATGCGGCGATCTGGGGACCGGGGTAG
- a CDS encoding Integral membrane protein, with the protein MFPRLPTITKTLLIANIALFLLQMLPQTAGTFNQLVLWPLGSQDMNPYSPGFEPWQLLTYGFLHGGLSHLFFNMLALFMFGAPLELTWGEKRFLTYYLTCVVGAGLCQLLVTAWAGEYGPVLGASGGVFGLLLAYGMLFPNQRVMLLFPPIPMKARTFVIVFGAIELMLGFTGWQPGVAHFAHLGGMLFGWLLIRYWRGQPPFNKRGGGGRPNHLRRVK; encoded by the coding sequence ATGTTCCCGCGCCTGCCCACCATCACCAAGACGCTGCTGATCGCCAACATCGCCCTGTTCCTGCTGCAGATGCTGCCGCAGACCGCCGGTACCTTCAATCAACTGGTGCTCTGGCCGCTGGGCTCGCAGGACATGAACCCGTACTCGCCGGGGTTCGAGCCGTGGCAGTTGCTGACTTACGGTTTCCTGCATGGCGGCCTGAGCCATCTGTTCTTCAACATGCTGGCGCTTTTCATGTTCGGTGCGCCGCTGGAACTGACCTGGGGCGAGAAGCGCTTTCTCACCTATTACCTGACCTGCGTGGTCGGCGCCGGGCTGTGCCAGTTGCTGGTGACCGCATGGGCCGGCGAGTACGGTCCGGTGCTGGGGGCCTCGGGCGGCGTGTTCGGCCTGCTGCTGGCCTACGGCATGCTGTTCCCGAACCAGCGGGTGATGCTGCTGTTCCCGCCGATCCCGATGAAGGCGCGCACCTTCGTCATCGTGTTCGGTGCCATCGAACTGATGCTGGGCTTCACCGGCTGGCAGCCGGGCGTGGCGCACTTCGCGCACCTGGGCGGCATGCTGTTCGGCTGGCTGCTGATCCGCTATTGGCGCGGGCAACCGCCGTTCAACAAGCGCGGCGGCGGCGGGCGGCCGAATCACCTGCGCCGGGTGAAGTGA